One Flavobacterium sp. 90 DNA segment encodes these proteins:
- a CDS encoding M43 family zinc metalloprotease, with translation MKIKLLMLLLVFSAGKISAQGLPCRTTEENAKVYRANPNSLQEKKDFDNFTKNFTLQRKSKTSKTAAVTYTIPVVFHIYGDVQSGKTITYEKIVNHLAQLNDDFNGRNADFQTVEPFFQARRGTINIEFKLAKKDPNGGCTTGVVFHTAKNGYGNGGGYDDQIAADAWDNKKYMNVYIQNDLYNDGALNNSGVAWYPDSGMTASNTARVVFNGAYLYDNSYSKEFSATLTHEFGHFLNLIHTFEGGCTGTDEVVDTPPEDGLHTLACTPGTNCSGDKVNFENYMGYNGAQGCYKMYTQGQIDRMLAALQHPARITLWQPQNLIDTGVNSTESSLVASVTTLKETVVNDGAFNTSSVVTLSAGKTFALSSGTMTAGTHFTHTFPAGITPVVTVNSNGQLTVTLIGKAVNHAAAQNTTAGITFLPAAFTGGTTGLSCTSLFFNLKFTDPYGIFFVDMPNITISSGLTWKAFDIAKGDDTSFGAWRYVANALKIETYGKRLACETGTRNISLLAQNVAVGPASNMTAPGVYPNQLDLRTPTYTTWEGKSGYVGFEYQIEGQTCYGWFKVDVAAGGDAFTVSEYAYNTQPNAPIYTGMSNKTAVTLSDSVLYEAEANDGGVTSTSTITLSTNNGTFTKSTGTFTAGTDYTVTGVPSGLTAVLTLQANNKVAVSFTGKATAHLPANDASVVITLKDAAVTGGVSTLDSATKTINLKFDSPYGVFYVNNPDYVASAAQTWQYFNLALGDNTEYGAWQFAAAALKIETYGKRLVCQTGTRNITLINQGTSIGASSSFVAPGAAYPDQLDLRTATYTSWDNQTGYVGFEYTSRGRICYGWMHIKVEVGGVGYAVLDYAYNTKPNESILAGTQTPVTVLAPTSLTATANNANLEVQLTWVNNATNATNIAIERAGTDNVFAEITTLPSTALTYTNTGLTAGNTYKYRVRAKANTIYSGYSNEVSATITANSAYCTTQADNKYEYINAVTIGSFNNASGKNTGGYADYTSKTITVSPSAPTNVSLTAGFSGDAYTEFWGIWIDYNKNNIFEASEKVIDGISSNGTATGSFTAAAFTGSTRMRIVMKYYSNPSACGNIADGEVEDYTVVSGTVTNPNPTTLATPVAGNSGVYSSGFYSSWTTVTNATSYEVQLNNATTGWTTFGTSTTYYLWIPKQGTQTVYQFRVRAKNATEFSDWSNPLTIDLQSGSAGPDQIDFTKSFAMYPNPASDVVNFSFKNLNIATTKITIYDSTGNLIDVLQNNVTSYPVNHLRKGIYIVIATDGGFTENKKLLIK, from the coding sequence ATGAAAATAAAATTACTAATGTTATTACTGGTTTTCTCGGCAGGGAAAATTAGTGCGCAAGGACTTCCTTGCCGGACGACGGAAGAAAACGCTAAAGTGTATCGGGCGAACCCAAATTCACTTCAGGAGAAAAAAGATTTTGACAATTTTACAAAGAATTTTACGCTTCAGCGAAAAAGTAAAACTTCAAAAACAGCAGCAGTTACCTATACAATTCCAGTAGTTTTTCATATTTACGGAGACGTGCAAAGTGGTAAAACAATTACTTATGAAAAGATCGTAAATCATTTGGCGCAATTAAATGATGACTTTAACGGAAGAAACGCAGATTTTCAAACCGTTGAACCTTTTTTTCAGGCAAGAAGAGGAACAATAAACATCGAATTTAAACTTGCCAAAAAAGACCCAAATGGCGGTTGTACAACCGGTGTAGTTTTTCATACCGCAAAAAATGGTTACGGAAACGGCGGTGGCTACGATGATCAGATTGCCGCAGATGCCTGGGATAATAAAAAATACATGAACGTTTATATTCAGAATGATTTGTATAATGACGGTGCTTTAAATAATTCAGGAGTTGCATGGTATCCGGATTCTGGCATGACAGCAAGCAATACAGCGCGTGTGGTTTTTAACGGAGCTTATCTTTATGATAACTCCTATAGCAAAGAATTTTCGGCAACCTTAACACATGAGTTTGGTCACTTTCTAAATTTAATTCACACTTTTGAAGGAGGTTGTACCGGAACTGATGAAGTTGTAGATACACCTCCAGAAGATGGTTTACATACTTTGGCTTGTACGCCTGGAACAAACTGTAGCGGAGACAAAGTAAATTTCGAAAATTACATGGGATATAATGGCGCACAAGGCTGTTATAAAATGTATACGCAAGGGCAAATCGACAGAATGTTGGCGGCATTGCAACATCCTGCAAGAATCACACTTTGGCAACCTCAAAATTTAATAGACACAGGTGTAAATTCAACAGAAAGTAGTTTAGTTGCCAGTGTAACCACATTAAAAGAGACAGTTGTAAACGATGGAGCTTTTAATACGTCATCAGTAGTGACGTTAAGTGCTGGTAAAACATTTGCTTTAAGCTCAGGAACAATGACAGCTGGAACACATTTTACTCACACTTTTCCAGCAGGAATAACTCCGGTAGTTACAGTAAATTCAAACGGACAATTAACAGTAACGCTAATAGGAAAAGCTGTTAATCACGCCGCAGCACAAAATACAACAGCTGGAATTACATTTTTACCCGCTGCTTTTACCGGAGGAACAACAGGTTTATCTTGTACATCTTTATTTTTCAATTTGAAATTTACAGATCCGTATGGGATATTTTTTGTTGATATGCCTAACATAACTATTTCTTCTGGTTTAACATGGAAAGCATTCGATATTGCAAAAGGAGATGATACTTCTTTCGGAGCTTGGCGTTATGTTGCCAATGCATTAAAAATTGAAACTTATGGTAAGAGATTAGCATGCGAAACAGGAACCAGAAATATTTCGCTATTAGCACAAAATGTAGCTGTTGGTCCGGCAAGTAATATGACAGCGCCGGGAGTATATCCGAATCAGTTAGATTTAAGGACCCCAACTTATACTACTTGGGAAGGGAAATCCGGATATGTAGGTTTTGAATACCAAATAGAAGGACAAACTTGTTATGGTTGGTTCAAAGTTGATGTTGCAGCGGGTGGAGATGCTTTTACCGTTTCGGAATATGCTTATAACACGCAGCCAAATGCACCAATTTATACCGGAATGTCTAATAAAACTGCGGTAACATTATCTGATAGTGTTTTGTATGAGGCAGAGGCAAATGATGGAGGTGTTACAAGTACCAGTACGATTACATTGTCAACTAACAACGGAACATTTACGAAAAGTACAGGAACCTTTACAGCAGGAACTGATTATACGGTAACTGGAGTTCCTTCGGGATTAACAGCTGTATTAACGCTTCAGGCGAATAATAAAGTTGCGGTATCTTTTACAGGAAAAGCAACTGCACATCTTCCGGCAAATGATGCTTCTGTGGTTATTACTTTGAAAGATGCTGCTGTAACAGGAGGAGTTTCAACTCTTGATAGTGCGACAAAAACAATCAATTTAAAATTTGATTCGCCTTACGGAGTTTTCTATGTTAACAATCCTGATTATGTTGCTTCGGCGGCACAAACATGGCAGTATTTTAATTTAGCACTTGGCGATAATACAGAATATGGAGCTTGGCAATTTGCAGCTGCGGCTTTAAAAATCGAAACTTATGGTAAAAGATTAGTTTGCCAAACCGGAACAAGAAATATTACCTTAATTAATCAGGGAACTTCAATTGGTGCATCAAGTAGTTTTGTGGCTCCTGGAGCGGCATATCCGGATCAGTTGGATTTGAGAACGGCAACTTACACATCTTGGGATAATCAAACAGGATATGTTGGTTTTGAATATACAAGCAGAGGGCGTATTTGTTACGGTTGGATGCATATTAAAGTAGAAGTCGGAGGAGTTGGTTACGCTGTTTTGGATTATGCTTATAACACAAAACCGAACGAATCAATTTTAGCAGGAACTCAAACTCCTGTAACAGTTTTGGCGCCAACAAGTTTAACAGCGACTGCTAATAATGCTAATTTGGAAGTACAATTGACATGGGTTAATAATGCGACAAATGCTACAAACATTGCCATTGAAAGAGCAGGAACTGATAATGTTTTTGCCGAAATAACAACATTGCCAAGTACAGCGTTAACGTATACAAATACAGGATTAACAGCTGGAAATACTTATAAATACAGAGTTCGTGCAAAAGCAAATACTATTTATTCGGGGTATTCTAATGAAGTTTCTGCAACAATAACAGCCAATTCGGCTTATTGTACTACTCAGGCAGACAATAAATATGAATATATTAACGCTGTAACTATCGGAAGCTTTAATAATGCTTCGGGTAAAAATACAGGAGGTTACGCTGATTATACTTCTAAAACAATTACAGTATCGCCAAGTGCTCCTACAAACGTAAGTTTAACAGCTGGTTTCTCCGGTGATGCTTATACAGAGTTTTGGGGAATCTGGATCGATTATAATAAAAACAATATTTTTGAAGCTTCAGAAAAAGTGATTGACGGAATTTCGTCGAACGGAACTGCAACCGGAAGTTTTACTGCTGCTGCATTTACAGGATCAACAAGAATGCGTATAGTGATGAAATACTATTCAAATCCTTCTGCTTGCGGTAATATTGCTGACGGAGAAGTAGAAGATTATACGGTAGTTTCAGGAACAGTGACAAATCCAAATCCAACTACATTGGCTACGCCTGTTGCAGGTAATTCAGGAGTTTATTCATCAGGATTTTATAGTTCATGGACTACAGTTACGAATGCTACGAGTTATGAAGTGCAATTAAATAATGCAACTACAGGTTGGACAACATTTGGAACTTCGACAACTTATTATTTATGGATTCCAAAACAAGGAACGCAAACTGTTTATCAATTTAGAGTAAGAGCAAAAAATGCTACAGAATTCAGTGATTGGAGCAATCCATTGACAATTGATTTACAAAGCGGAAGTGCAGGACCAGATCAAATCGATTTTACCAAGTCATTTGCGATGTATCCTAATCCGGCTTCAGATGTTGTTAATTTTAGTTTCAAAAACCTAAATATAGCAACTACTAAAATAACGATTTATGATAGTACAGGAAATTTGATAGATGTTTTACAAAACAATGTAACTTCTTATCCTGTAAATCATCTTAGAAAAGGAATTTACATTGTAATAGCAACAGACGGAGGTTTTACAGAAAACAAAAAATTATTAATTAAGTAA
- a CDS encoding Xaa-Pro peptidase family protein, with product MTIGVGGSNVNTELEKIQNMTLNVKAIQPEEYQTRIQKAVSLIKKAGFEALYLNAGTNLYYFTGTKWNASERMVGGILFEDGSLEYIVPKFEEGTFKKYKQIDGKLNCWEEHESPSVLFGKILEDKNITTGKIALDESAGYFLVDGIIKANPTYEFETAQAITAGCRMQKSENEIAIIQQAKEITMVVQRAAARILHPGIKVETVVDFINRAHIKAGIPSGSYFCIVLFADDSQYPHGVTVPQDLKDNDVVLIDTGCRLEGYLSDITRTYIYGTPTEAHTKIWNLEKAAQKAAFDAAQLGATCGSVDDAARKVIAAGGLSPDYELPGLPHRVGHGTGLDIHEFPYLVRGNSTILQEGMVVSNEPMICIPGQFGIRHEDHFYMTSEGPKWFTTPMHSIENPFGIDVN from the coding sequence ATGACTATTGGAGTTGGCGGATCTAACGTAAATACAGAACTGGAAAAAATACAAAATATGACACTGAATGTAAAAGCCATTCAGCCCGAAGAATACCAAACACGTATTCAAAAAGCAGTGTCTCTTATTAAAAAAGCGGGATTTGAGGCATTGTACTTAAATGCCGGAACCAATTTATATTATTTTACAGGAACTAAATGGAATGCTTCTGAAAGAATGGTTGGCGGAATCTTGTTTGAAGACGGAAGTCTGGAATACATTGTTCCTAAATTCGAAGAAGGAACTTTCAAAAAATACAAACAAATAGACGGTAAACTTAATTGTTGGGAAGAGCATGAATCTCCATCTGTTTTATTTGGAAAAATACTTGAGGATAAAAACATCACTACAGGAAAAATTGCTTTGGACGAATCTGCGGGTTATTTTTTAGTTGATGGAATAATCAAAGCTAATCCAACTTATGAATTTGAGACTGCACAAGCTATTACCGCAGGATGTCGCATGCAAAAATCAGAAAATGAAATTGCTATTATTCAGCAAGCAAAAGAAATAACGATGGTTGTGCAACGCGCCGCTGCGCGTATTTTGCATCCAGGAATAAAAGTAGAAACGGTTGTTGATTTTATAAATCGTGCACATATCAAAGCGGGGATTCCGTCAGGTTCATACTTTTGCATTGTTCTTTTTGCCGATGATTCTCAATATCCACATGGCGTTACTGTTCCGCAGGATTTAAAAGATAATGACGTTGTATTAATTGATACAGGATGTCGTTTAGAAGGTTATTTATCTGATATCACGCGAACTTATATATACGGAACTCCAACTGAAGCACATACAAAAATTTGGAACTTAGAGAAAGCGGCTCAAAAAGCAGCTTTTGATGCAGCACAATTGGGCGCCACTTGCGGATCCGTAGATGATGCTGCCCGAAAAGTAATTGCCGCAGGAGGTTTAAGCCCTGATTATGAACTTCCGGGATTACCTCATCGTGTGGGCCACGGAACAGGATTAGACATTCACGAATTCCCATATCTTGTGAGAGGTAATTCTACAATTTTACAGGAAGGAATGGTTGTTAGCAATGAACCAATGATTTGTATTCCGGGACAATTTGGAATTCGTCATGAAGATCATTTTTACATGACATCAGAAGGTCCAAAATGGTTTACAACTCCTATGCATAGTATTGAGAATCCTTTTGGTATTGATGTAAATTAA
- a CDS encoding S28 family serine protease, with protein sequence MQKIQNSLVLLCFVLMSFFGSAQTTSNLHQKLVELFPKAEITVIENLEGYSESYQLILDEPLDHKNPQKGTFKHYIYLSHLDFNKPMVVETHGYNTGNIKSEVSKLLNANQIAVEYRFYGKSRPEPLPWEYLTNDQAIADYHVIVTKLKQIYSGKWVSTGISKGGETALIYKSKYPNDVDVAMPYVAPLINTQEDSRTINHDRTIGTPECRAAITVFQRAILENREAVLKEFAQYAEAKKMTFAEVPFNESLEYAVLEFPFSFWQWGGKCEAIPSPKATPKELFNYLNDIVGMGTYNDKNYFNYLPSYYQHLSELGYYGFDLTPVVDLLQVVKSSSNDRFAPKDVVIKYNPKYIKKVRKYVENKGNKILYIYGGYDTWFSCSPTPNPKLDALKMVLPAGSHSTRVKNFPEKDQKLIKETLNRWLEIKPLEYNAEVK encoded by the coding sequence ATGCAAAAAATACAAAATTCATTAGTATTACTTTGTTTTGTTCTGATGTCCTTTTTTGGTTCAGCACAAACAACTTCAAATTTACACCAAAAGCTTGTTGAGTTATTTCCGAAAGCCGAAATTACCGTTATCGAAAATTTAGAAGGTTATTCAGAATCTTATCAATTGATTTTGGATGAACCATTAGACCATAAAAATCCGCAAAAAGGAACCTTTAAACATTATATTTATCTTTCTCATCTTGATTTTAATAAACCAATGGTTGTCGAAACGCATGGCTATAATACAGGTAATATTAAAAGTGAAGTAAGTAAGTTATTAAACGCAAATCAAATTGCGGTAGAGTATCGTTTTTACGGAAAATCGCGTCCGGAACCACTTCCGTGGGAATATTTGACAAACGATCAGGCTATTGCTGATTATCATGTTATTGTGACAAAATTAAAGCAAATATATTCCGGTAAGTGGGTCTCAACCGGAATCAGTAAAGGCGGAGAAACAGCGCTAATTTATAAGTCAAAATATCCAAATGATGTAGATGTTGCGATGCCTTATGTAGCGCCGCTAATTAATACGCAGGAAGATTCCAGAACAATAAATCATGACAGAACCATTGGAACGCCGGAATGCAGAGCTGCAATTACGGTGTTTCAAAGAGCGATTTTAGAAAATAGAGAAGCTGTTTTGAAAGAGTTTGCACAATATGCAGAAGCTAAAAAAATGACATTTGCAGAAGTTCCGTTTAATGAATCTTTAGAATATGCTGTTTTGGAATTTCCTTTTTCTTTCTGGCAGTGGGGAGGGAAATGTGAAGCTATTCCATCGCCAAAAGCTACTCCAAAAGAACTGTTTAATTATTTGAATGATATAGTCGGAATGGGAACTTATAATGACAAGAATTATTTTAATTATTTACCGTCGTATTATCAGCATTTGAGTGAACTTGGATATTATGGATTTGATTTAACTCCGGTTGTTGATTTATTACAGGTTGTAAAAAGTTCTTCAAATGACCGATTTGCGCCCAAAGATGTTGTAATAAAGTACAATCCGAAATACATCAAAAAAGTTAGAAAATATGTTGAAAATAAAGGAAATAAGATTTTATATATCTACGGAGGTTATGATACGTGGTTTTCGTGCTCTCCCACACCGAATCCTAAATTAGATGCATTGAAAATGGTTCTGCCAGCTGGAAGTCATTCTACGAGAGTTAAAAACTTCCCTGAAAAAGATCAGAAGTTAATTAAGGAAACCTTAAATAGATGGTTAGAAATAAAACCGTTAGAGTATAATGCTGAGGTGAAATAG
- a CDS encoding WbqC family protein: MNSSLLLPTYFPSISHFAVIAQSESITFETEDNFQKQTNRNRTYIYSPNGIQLLNIPVKHSKAPHQKTKDVLIENEFDWQKQHFKSLEAAYRSSPFFEFFEDDIRPIFEKEHKFLMDLNFEVLDITTKCLRMKLEFNKTTEYFHEVEKISDFRVLANGKKDLNSFEKYTQVFDDKHGFVNNLSVLDLLFNEGKFAMDYLKTQKLLV; this comes from the coding sequence ATGAACTCATCACTATTACTTCCTACCTATTTTCCTTCGATAAGCCACTTTGCAGTTATAGCTCAATCTGAAAGTATTACGTTTGAAACGGAAGATAATTTTCAAAAACAGACCAATAGAAATCGTACTTATATTTATAGTCCAAATGGGATTCAGTTATTGAATATTCCTGTGAAGCATTCTAAAGCACCACATCAAAAAACAAAAGATGTGTTAATTGAAAATGAATTTGACTGGCAAAAACAACATTTCAAATCTCTGGAAGCAGCTTATAGAAGTTCTCCTTTTTTTGAGTTTTTTGAAGATGATATTCGTCCGATATTTGAAAAAGAGCATAAATTTTTGATGGATTTAAATTTTGAAGTTTTAGACATCACTACAAAATGCCTGCGTATGAAACTGGAGTTTAATAAAACTACAGAGTATTTTCATGAAGTAGAAAAAATTTCTGATTTTAGAGTTTTGGCAAACGGAAAAAAAGACCTTAACTCATTCGAAAAATACACTCAGGTTTTTGATGACAAACATGGTTTTGTAAATAATTTAAGTGTTTTAGATTTACTTTTCAATGAAGGTAAATTTGCCATGGATTATTTGAAAACACAAAAACTATTAGTTTAA
- the lepB gene encoding signal peptidase I, protein MTLYLWFVFFLAVQIIHFIGTWKLYMTAGRKSWEAAIPVYNSIVLMKIIGRPTWWTILLFIPIINLIMFPVIWVETLRTFGKKSTLDTVLGIFTFGFYIYYVSYTQKLEYNANRTLTSENKAADTVSSLLFAIIVATLVHTYVVQPYTIPTSSLEKSLLIGDFLFVSKVNYGPRVPMTTIALPMVHDSIPLMKRKSYLSWPQLPYFRLPALEKIKRTDIVVFNWPVDTVHYFYEQKGRPGVIKPIDKKSNYVKRCVGIPGDSLSIKDGFVFINGKKLVLPERAKPQYSYAVALDGKTPIDFESLFKELDITDGFNTNDKKDTIYFRALTEASAERFKNTPGITGVIRQIQKGNDNSIFPHINKWNQDNFGPIYIPEAGKTVALNNESLPFYKEIITNYEGNTLQLDGSKFIINGKPATTYTFKQNYYWMMGDNRHNSEDSRYWGYVPEDHIVGKPVFIWMSWDTNGKGINKVRWNRVFTTVDGEGQPQSYFKYFLIILALYFVGDFFWRKRKENKA, encoded by the coding sequence ATGACTTTATATCTTTGGTTTGTTTTTTTCTTAGCAGTTCAGATTATTCACTTCATAGGAACATGGAAATTGTACATGACGGCAGGAAGAAAATCTTGGGAAGCAGCAATTCCGGTTTATAATTCAATTGTTTTAATGAAAATAATTGGAAGACCAACCTGGTGGACAATTTTACTTTTCATTCCGATTATCAACCTGATCATGTTTCCGGTTATTTGGGTAGAGACTTTAAGAACTTTTGGAAAAAAATCTACTTTAGATACTGTATTAGGAATTTTTACTTTTGGCTTTTATATCTATTATGTGAGTTATACTCAAAAATTAGAGTACAATGCCAATCGTACATTAACTTCAGAAAATAAAGCAGCAGATACAGTAAGTTCTTTACTTTTTGCTATTATCGTAGCAACATTAGTACATACTTATGTAGTACAACCTTATACAATTCCTACTTCATCTTTAGAAAAATCATTATTAATTGGTGACTTTTTGTTTGTTAGTAAAGTAAATTACGGTCCTAGAGTACCTATGACAACTATTGCATTACCAATGGTTCACGACTCTATACCGTTAATGAAACGTAAATCATATTTAAGCTGGCCGCAATTACCATATTTTAGGTTGCCAGCTTTAGAAAAAATAAAACGAACTGACATTGTAGTTTTTAACTGGCCGGTTGATACCGTACATTATTTTTACGAACAAAAAGGAAGACCAGGGGTTATAAAACCAATCGATAAAAAATCGAATTATGTAAAAAGATGCGTTGGTATTCCTGGAGATAGCTTGTCTATCAAAGACGGATTTGTTTTTATAAACGGAAAAAAATTAGTTTTACCAGAGCGTGCTAAGCCACAATATTCTTATGCAGTTGCATTAGATGGGAAAACTCCAATCGATTTTGAATCTTTATTTAAAGAGCTGGACATAACAGACGGCTTTAATACAAATGATAAAAAAGATACAATTTACTTTAGAGCCCTAACAGAAGCTAGTGCCGAGAGATTCAAAAACACTCCTGGTATAACTGGCGTAATAAGACAAATTCAAAAAGGAAACGACAATTCAATTTTCCCTCATATAAACAAATGGAATCAGGATAATTTTGGTCCGATTTACATTCCTGAAGCAGGAAAAACTGTTGCTTTGAATAATGAATCTTTACCTTTTTACAAAGAAATCATTACAAACTACGAAGGAAACACGTTGCAATTGGACGGTTCAAAATTTATCATAAACGGAAAACCAGCAACAACTTATACCTTCAAACAAAACTACTATTGGATGATGGGAGACAACCGTCACAACTCTGAAGATAGCCGTTATTGGGGTTACGTTCCCGAAGATCACATCGTAGGAAAACCGGTTTTCATCTGGATGAGCTGGGATACTAACGGAAAAGGAATTAATAAAGTTCGTTGGAACAGAGTATTTACAACTGTTGATGGTGAAGGACAACCACAATCTTATTTTAAATATTTCCTAATTATTCTTGCTCTTTACTTCGTTGGAGATTTTTTCTGGAGAAAAAGAAAAGAAAATAAAGCTTAA
- the dapB gene encoding 4-hydroxy-tetrahydrodipicolinate reductase, with amino-acid sequence MKIALLGYGKMGKVIERIALERGHEIVLKKDENNTYDGLSNADVAIDFSVPTAAVDNISNCFHANVPVVSGTTGWLEHFDEMVALCNEKQGGFISSSNFSLGVNIFFELNEYLAKIMAQFDSYKVTMEEIHHTQKLDAPSGTAISLAKGVIENSNYANWTLEEAKNNEIHIEAKRIGDVPGTHTVKYDSIVDSIELKHTAHNREGFALGAVIAAEWLAGKTGIYNMKDVLNLK; translated from the coding sequence ATGAAAATTGCGCTTTTAGGATACGGAAAAATGGGAAAAGTAATCGAAAGAATTGCTTTAGAAAGAGGTCATGAAATTGTTTTAAAAAAAGATGAGAACAATACATATGATGGACTTTCTAATGCAGACGTTGCTATCGATTTTAGCGTTCCTACTGCAGCTGTTGACAACATATCAAATTGCTTTCATGCTAATGTTCCTGTAGTTTCAGGCACAACAGGATGGTTAGAACATTTTGACGAAATGGTAGCACTTTGTAATGAAAAACAAGGAGGTTTTATCTCAAGCTCCAACTTTAGCTTAGGCGTAAATATCTTCTTCGAATTAAATGAATATTTAGCCAAAATCATGGCACAATTTGATTCTTACAAAGTTACGATGGAAGAAATTCATCATACTCAAAAACTAGATGCTCCAAGCGGAACAGCTATTTCTTTAGCAAAAGGCGTTATTGAAAACAGCAATTATGCTAACTGGACTTTAGAAGAAGCAAAAAACAACGAAATTCATATCGAAGCAAAAAGAATTGGTGATGTTCCGGGAACTCATACCGTAAAATACGATTCGATTGTAGACAGCATCGAATTAAAACATACTGCTCACAATCGCGAAGGTTTTGCTCTTGGTGCCGTTATCGCCGCAGAATGGCTTGCCGGGAAAACTGGTATTTATAACATGAAAGACGTATTAAACTTAAAATAA
- a CDS encoding DUF5683 domain-containing protein, translated as MNKIVPISLLFFLIGTVSLFAQAKEETVLVAKDTTKLEEIDPLTPAKAAFYSAILPGLGQAYNKKYWKIPLVYGAIGTSLYFYIDNNKKYHDYRDAYKRRLEGYNDDNYKFLDDSRLIAGQKFYQRNRDLSALFVVAFYVLNIIDANVDAALIQFNVNERLSMRPEIYPADVTFKPNVGLTFNYRF; from the coding sequence GTGAATAAGATTGTCCCCATAAGTCTATTGTTCTTTCTCATAGGAACCGTCTCTCTTTTTGCTCAGGCAAAAGAAGAAACGGTTTTGGTAGCTAAAGACACTACCAAGTTAGAAGAAATAGATCCTCTTACACCAGCAAAAGCAGCGTTTTACTCTGCAATCTTACCTGGTTTAGGTCAAGCCTATAATAAAAAGTACTGGAAAATTCCTCTTGTTTATGGAGCAATAGGTACCAGTTTATACTTTTATATTGACAACAACAAAAAATACCACGATTATCGCGATGCCTACAAACGAAGGTTAGAAGGCTACAATGACGATAATTACAAGTTTTTAGATGACAGCCGACTTATTGCCGGACAAAAATTCTATCAACGAAACCGTGACTTATCGGCATTATTTGTTGTTGCCTTTTATGTTTTAAACATTATTGATGCCAACGTTGACGCAGCTTTAATTCAATTCAATGTAAACGAAAGACTATCAATGCGTCCAGAAATCTATCCGGCAGATGTAACTTTCAAACCAAATGTTGGACTAACTTTTAATTATCGTTTTTAA
- a CDS encoding ParB/RepB/Spo0J family partition protein, with the protein MTKAIKKQALGRGLSALLKDPENDIVSAEDKNADKVVGNIIELEISAIEINPFQPRSNFNEESLRELATSIKELGVIQPITVRKLEFNKYQLISGERRLRASTLVGLTHVPAYIRIANDNESLVMALVENIQRHDLDPIEIALSYQRLIDEIQLTQEQMSERVGKKRSTIANYLRLLKLDPIIQTGIRDGFISMGHGRAIINIEDLDIQTDIYQKIVSQNLSVRETETLVKNYHESLKPKEEGKAKPDSSFVVRETQKNSFNDYFGAKVDVKVAGNGKGKITIPFNSEADFNRIIKLING; encoded by the coding sequence ATGACAAAAGCAATTAAAAAACAAGCCTTAGGAAGAGGATTATCAGCATTATTAAAAGATCCGGAAAACGACATTGTATCAGCAGAAGATAAAAATGCTGACAAAGTTGTTGGAAATATCATAGAGCTTGAAATAAGTGCTATCGAAATAAATCCGTTTCAGCCTAGAAGCAATTTTAATGAAGAATCATTACGTGAATTAGCTACTTCTATCAAAGAACTTGGCGTAATTCAACCTATAACTGTTCGAAAATTAGAATTCAATAAATACCAATTAATCTCTGGAGAGCGTCGTCTTCGTGCTTCGACTTTAGTTGGCTTAACTCATGTTCCGGCTTACATTCGTATTGCTAATGACAATGAGTCTTTGGTTATGGCTTTGGTTGAAAACATTCAGCGTCATGACTTAGATCCAATCGAGATTGCTCTTTCGTACCAACGTTTAATTGACGAAATTCAATTAACACAGGAACAAATGAGTGAGCGCGTTGGAAAAAAACGTTCTACAATTGCGAATTATTTGCGTCTTTTAAAATTAGATCCAATTATTCAAACCGGTATTCGTGATGGTTTTATCAGCATGGGCCATGGTAGAGCGATTATCAATATTGAAGATTTAGATATTCAAACAGATATCTATCAAAAAATAGTAAGTCAAAATTTATCTGTTCGTGAAACAGAGACTTTAGTAAAAAATTATCACGAAAGTTTAAAACCAAAAGAAGAAGGAAAAGCTAAACCTGATTCTTCATTTGTAGTTAGAGAAACGCAAAAAAACTCTTTCAACGATTATTTTGGAGCGAAAGTTGATGTAAAAGTCGCTGGTAATGGAAAAGGAAAAATCACAATTCCTTTTAATTCTGAAGCCGACTTTAATAGAATTATAAAATTAATAAACGGATAG